In one window of Pseudodesulfovibrio sediminis DNA:
- a CDS encoding DUF637 domain-containing protein, translated as MVVEYKETGNIQEDIAQLAQAPGLEWMAEIANRDDVNWQAVQEVHDQWKETNGGVGGPGMQLLSLAMAVALSFTGVGAAAGAAIADTVGMAGNAAMTAAFSAGFNSLVIQASMQVVGNGGDIGAALEALASIDTVRALATAMPTAGLSKGIIDYVNGDEVTAATGAATEAASEAAKTAEEASFIADLAQSLQNSAIQAGVSAGVDTAINGGNLGENLLANMRSAAVSTLGATLANEIGEAYHKGDLDYVTHKIAHAALGGAMDLAMGGDGVSGAIGGAVGEITGEALAGEIKQALKDGNIDPTQVQDWMAAGVDVSKLAAGLVAAAAGQDIGTAAEAAGNAAENNAFFVAAAIILEIADKIMMAADIAEFGEAVIIGDKEKQEELILGFLIGMGIENTIGNLVPGSYVALRTALKAGKLDVVLKLLPDSAIKWMVNHADEAFSKLQKKLIDEYPDLQDALAHFDFDSLKSSDELETLVAKRMDEINVPSSGTSTDVAKIADKTENVVDSVSKVDKWSRLPKTLQDEMALKAAMRGEGTPIVQGLNDSRYKGMWKMEYKVKSKAGRDSVVHYVLDPKTGKTMDFKFKKHSDGTIIH; from the coding sequence GTGGTGGTCGAGTACAAGGAAACCGGCAACATTCAGGAGGATATCGCTCAGCTGGCCCAGGCCCCTGGTCTGGAATGGATGGCCGAAATCGCCAATCGCGACGACGTCAACTGGCAGGCCGTGCAGGAAGTCCATGATCAATGGAAGGAGACCAACGGCGGCGTAGGCGGTCCCGGCATGCAGCTCCTGTCCCTTGCCATGGCCGTGGCCTTGTCCTTTACCGGGGTGGGTGCGGCTGCGGGTGCAGCCATTGCCGACACTGTGGGGATGGCAGGCAATGCAGCCATGACCGCCGCATTCTCCGCTGGTTTCAACTCTCTGGTCATCCAGGCAAGTATGCAGGTCGTGGGTAACGGCGGCGACATCGGGGCCGCGCTCGAGGCTTTGGCCTCCATCGACACGGTCCGCGCACTGGCAACAGCCATGCCGACCGCCGGACTGAGCAAGGGAATCATTGACTATGTAAACGGTGATGAAGTGACCGCGGCCACCGGAGCAGCCACTGAAGCAGCCTCCGAAGCGGCCAAAACTGCCGAAGAAGCCTCCTTCATCGCCGACCTCGCCCAGAGCCTTCAGAATAGCGCCATCCAAGCCGGAGTCAGTGCCGGAGTAGACACCGCCATCAACGGCGGCAACCTGGGCGAAAATCTGCTGGCAAACATGCGCAGTGCAGCGGTCTCAACGCTGGGAGCGACACTGGCCAACGAAATTGGCGAGGCCTACCACAAAGGCGACCTCGATTACGTTACCCACAAGATCGCCCATGCCGCCCTCGGTGGGGCCATGGACCTCGCAATGGGCGGCGATGGCGTCTCAGGAGCCATCGGCGGTGCCGTGGGTGAGATCACCGGCGAGGCTCTGGCGGGCGAAATTAAGCAGGCGCTGAAAGACGGCAATATTGATCCGACTCAGGTGCAGGACTGGATGGCGGCGGGAGTTGATGTGTCAAAACTCGCGGCAGGTCTTGTTGCGGCGGCTGCGGGTCAAGACATAGGAACAGCAGCGGAAGCAGCGGGCAATGCTGCCGAAAACAATGCCTTCTTTGTCGCGGCAGCTATTATTCTCGAAATTGCCGATAAAATAATGATGGCCGCAGATATCGCTGAGTTTGGCGAAGCTGTTATCATAGGTGATAAAGAGAAGCAGGAAGAATTGATACTTGGCTTCCTTATCGGGATGGGAATTGAGAATACGATAGGCAATTTGGTGCCTGGCAGTTACGTTGCTCTCCGCACAGCCCTCAAGGCTGGTAAGCTGGATGTCGTATTGAAATTATTGCCCGACAGTGCGATAAAATGGATGGTCAATCATGCAGATGAGGCATTTAGCAAGCTCCAAAAAAAGCTCATTGACGAATATCCGGACCTGCAAGATGCACTGGCGCATTTTGACTTCGACAGCCTCAAGAGTAGCGACGAACTGGAAACGCTCGTTGCCAAGAGGATGGATGAAATCAATGTCCCAAGCAGCGGAACGAGTACGGATGTTGCCAAAATTGCTGATAAGACCGAAAATGTCGTCGATTCAGTATCGAAGGTGGATAAATGGAGTCGACTGCCTAAGACCCTCCAAGATGAGATGGCGCTTAAGGCCGCGATGAGAGGAGAAGGAACCCCGATAGTTCAGGGATTAAATGATTCGAGGTATAAAGGAATGTGGAAAATGGAATACAAGGTAAAGTCAAAGGCTGGCAGAGATTCAGTAGTACATTATGTTCTTGACCCTAAGACGGGAAAGACGATGGATTTTAAATTCAAAAAACACAGCGACGGAACAATTATTCATTAA